Part of the Ictalurus furcatus strain D&B chromosome 19, Billie_1.0, whole genome shotgun sequence genome, TCACACCCTGAATTCGACCAAACAAACCAATGGACCATCCTATATAAcaatgcatgatgggaactATGTTACATAAAAAGCGTTTTTTTTGCTAATGGCTCGCAGTCTGAATCTTTAACTTGGAACAGAGACGAGGTAAAATGCCTCAGTGAACGGTttactgaagagagagaaatgactcAGTGGCTGAGGATGTTTTGATTTAGTGTTACACAATGACCTCCATTCACATATGTTCAAGACAGAATATACAGAAGAACTGCACCAGAGAGAAGAACAACAGGAGGCAGAGAGCAGCTGTAGATCTTTCACAATTACGCTGAGACAAATAACTGAAGGTAGCAACAACACAAACAGCGAccataatgttagctagcaatgTTACATGATTATTTACCTTTGCGTTATTGACCTTACTAGCCATCTTACTAGTAGTTACATGGGTAAGTCAAATAGGGTTAGCCTACTTGCTAACAGATATTAACAAGTTCTcctgtttcagttcatttcCTTTTGTTCTGGCCATGGAACTTCTCTGCTGTCtgttttttaagaaaaacagacagaatcTCTGTTTTCTTTAGCATCTTCTCCAGTGGAAGACCCAGAAACTCACTTTCAAATCTCTTTTATAATCCTCTGATTTGAAGTGCTGCTgcacatgtgtaaatatatataatactggTTGATCACAGTAGGGATTCCCAATGGTTGAATTACGTATTGGTGTACTGCATTCTGGGTATTGTAGTGTAcagatgaaaaaaggaaaatgacaccaaaacatgaattctgctaaaaTATATAGAGTAAGTGATACAGTCCTGTACAACAGAATACTACTGTGGCAGTGGGGGCGTGGTTGAGCGTCAGACAGAGAATACTACTGTGGACAGAGAGGAGGCGGGGAAACTGGCAATTAACGCATGATGCTTCTCACCTGTGCCTTGTTACCGGTAGGCTActtatgtgtgtttctctgtaatttTGTATTACCGCAATAAACATAGTTATATATACCATGTGTCTGTGTAATTCCACTTCATGTATAACAGAAATTTTGTagaaaaatgtgaagaaaaaaatcttcaaactacaaagttaaaattaaagattctacagtgagggaaaaaagtatttgatcccctgctgattttgtatgtttacccactgacaaagaaatgatcagtctataactttaatggtagatttatttgaacagtgagagacagaataacaacaaaaaaatccagaaaaacgcacatcaaaaatgttataaattgatttgcattttaatgagggaaataagtatttgaccccctctgcaaaacatgacttagtacttggtttaaaaacccttgttggcaatcacagaggtcagacgtttcttgtagttggccaccaggtttgcacacatctcaggagggattttgtcccactcctctttgcagatcttatccaaatcattaaggtttcgaggctgacgtttggcaacttgaaccttcagctccctccacagattttctatgggattaaggtctggagactggctaggtcactccaggaccttaatgtgcttcttcttgagccactcctttgttgccttggccatgtgttttgggtcattgtcatgctggaatatccatccacgacccattttcaatgccctgtctgagggaaggaggttttcacccaagatttgacggtacatggccccgtccatcgtccctttgatgcggtgaagttgtcctgtccccttagcagaaaaacacccccaaagcataatgtttccccctccatgtttgacggtggggatggtgttccagggtcataggcagcattcctcctcctccaaacacggcgagttgagttgatgccaaagagctccattttggtctcatctgacctcaacactttcacccagttgtcctcagaatcattcagatgttcattggcaaacttcagacgggcatgtatatgtgttttcttgagcagcggaccttgcgcgcgctgcaggatttcagtccttcacggcgtagtgtgttaccaattgttttcttggtgactatggtcccagctgccttgagatcattgacaagatcctcccgtgtagttctgggctgattcctcactgttctcatgatcaatgcaactccacgaggtgagatcttgcatggagccccaggccgagggagattgacagttcttttgtgcttcttccatttgcgaataatcgcaccaactgttgtccccttctcaccaagctgcttggcaatggtcttgtagcccattccagacttgtgtaggtctacagtcttgtccctgacatccttggagagctctttggtcttggccatggtggagagtttggaatatgactgattgattgcttctgtggacaggtgtcttttatacaggtaacaaactgatattaggagcactccctttaagagtgtgctcctaatctcagctcgttacctgtataaaagacacctgggagccagaaatctttctgattgagagggggtcaaatacttttttccctcagtaaaatgcaaattaatttataaaatttttgacatgcgtttttctggatttttttgttgttattctgtctctcactgttcaaatacaactaccattaaaattatagactgatcatttctttgtcagtgggcaaacgtacaaaatcagcaggggatcaaatacttttttccctcactgtatatgtgagtgtgatATAGGTaaggtttatataaataaaaacacaagattTCCAAATATCCAACATAAAACCAGCATTACTGtggtaataataaatcataatttcAGGaacctttttaattatttcaagaTACTAAATCATAACTTCAAGACTTCagtgttttttcctcaaatGAAATCAGCTGACTTCCACATATTTAATACCTGCTCTTCAgtcttattcatttgtttatgcatttttattctCTAATTTATCTATTTGCATTAACCCCACCCTGTATCACCTTAAATTCAAAACACCCCAAAGCAGATATTTGTCAAAGTATTTTCAGTTTGTTCAGTTTGTTTCAGTTTCgttgtaacactgtaacagtagAACAGTTATATTCAGCTTTACTTACATTGCTTTTCTGGAGGCTGCAATCACAGGCATCAGCTTCAGAAGAACAGTTTCTGTTATCTTAtctgaactgaaatatttattcaggTCAAATTCTTCCAGATCCTGTGCTGatgtcagtaacacaaacaccagagcagacaactgtgaagaagagagttcactttgttttccagatttcaggtaGTGTTGGATTTCCTCCACTAGAGAATTATCacccagttcattcagacagtggaacagattgatggatttctctgtagGAAGATCTTCATCACTGATCTTCATCTTAATGTACTGAACTGTTTTCTCTCTGCTCTGGGAGCTACTTCCTGTCTGTGTTACTAAGGCATGTAAGAGTTTCTGATTGGACttcagtgagagacccagaagaaaGCGAAGGAAAAGATCCAGATGTCCAGTCTGACTTTCTAAAGCCTGATCTACAGCACTCGTGTACCTCTGAGATTGTCATTTTTTCCATCCACCATTTAGAGAACTGATGCTGTAAaagaacatttctctttttcatcATGAATGTCAGGTGCACATACAAAGCTGCAAGGTGCTCCTGAATGctcagatgaacaaagcagtacactttactctggtgaagcccaaactcctctctgaagatctgcgtacacacacctgagtacactgctgcttctctcacatcaatgccacactctctcaggtcttcctcatagaagatcaggttccCTTTCTTCAGCTGCTGAAAAGCCAGTTGTCCCAGTTTAAGAAACATTTCTTCATCACTCTCCTGCTTCTTTGAGTACTTTTCTCCAATGATGTTTGTCTGAatgatgaggaagtgtgtgtacatttgagtcagagtcttggggatctctctattctctgcttcacccaacattctctctagaacagtggctgaaatccagcagaagactgggatgtggcacatgatgtagaggcttcttaatgacttcaggtgtgtgatgatgttattggccaggctctgatcactgatcctcttcctgaagtactcctccttctgtgggtcattgaaccctcgtacctctgtgactcgatggacacactcagaggggatttgatcagctgctgctggtcgagaggtgatccagatgagagcagagggaagcagattccctttgatcaggtttatcagcagcacatgcaccgatgctgattcagttacatcacacactctcactgtgttCTGGAAATCTAGAGGAAAACGACACTCGTCCAATCcgtcaaaaatgaacagaaccttttccaaactggacatttctgtttcttttgtttcattaaaacagacatgaaggagctccatcagactcagtttctggtccttcatcagattcagctctctgaaaggaagtggaaatatgaggtggatgtcctgatttgctttcccttcagcccagtccagaatgaacttctgcacagagactgtttttccgaTGCCAGCGACTCCCTTTGTCAGCACAGTTCTGATGGGTTCATCTGTTTTAGATAAGGGCTTTGTCAGCACAGTTCTGATGGGTTTGTCTTTTTTGGATAAGGGCTTTGTCAACACAGTTCTGATGGGTTTGTCTTGTTCAGATAAGGGCTTAAAGATGTCGTTGCATTTGATTGGTGtgtcctctgttgttgttctcctggatgctgtctcgatctgtctcacctcatgttctttattgacttctccactgtctccctctgtgatgtagagctctgtgtagatctcattcaggagTGTTTGGTTTCCCAGGTTTATTATCACTCCATTCAAACACTCAAACTTCTTCATCAGATTTAATTTCAACTTTTTCTGGAATTCATTCACAGCAGCAGATTCTGGGTCGTGCCTGTGAGATGGTGAAGTAGGAAGATGTGGTGAGACATGGGGTCGAACTATTATCTATAGTCTAATCACTCTGTAGTTAATAACAGCAGAGAGGTTTATAATACCAGTGTGTCAGTGTCACAGTCATGTTGTTGGTTCTGATCTTACCCTGTATCTGTGATGGTGATCTTTTCTATTCTGTCTCCTGCTCTCTGTAGAACACTGTGAACAAAAACTGTagctgttaaaaacaaaaccttccATCCCTTAAACACTATAGTCTAAACTTTTACCTTAATTTTGCTGCAATAATTCTTTTTGAGTGCATTAACATTCAGAAAACACAGTGCTCATCTGGCCCTGTTTTAATTCTATGTATTCTAGGTAATTTCCTTAATGGCCGTTAATGATGTAACAAATCAGTTTGAATGAACAGGTAATGTTTTCTAAACAGAGATAAATACAGACACAATTttgtaacacaaaaaaaacttattttggGAGACGTTTTTCAGAACCACAGACTCCATAGCCAGGAcaatgatgatgttgatgtgcacagtgtgtgtctgttattCTCTGTCCCATAGCACTGATTTTGAGATTCTctgttattttttatgaaactgGTGTGATTTTATTCACTATTGTTATTCTCACCACTGTGTAGACTTAGTGTATGTATGAAACGATGGGTATAAGAAAGAGTATAACAAAGGATGCAGCACATTACTTTTGAATACAGGACAATCCTGTTTATAAAGTGTGGATGGCTGCCAACCCTAGATAGAGTGAATGGTTTACTCAAGTGACAGAAATTACTCAATGAATGAGGAgatttgagttactgttacacAGTGGCATCCAACATGTTCGAGCCAGAGTATAGAGAAGAAGAACTACACCAGCGAGAAGAGCAACAGGACGCAGAGAGCAACTGTAGATCTTTCACAATTACACTGAGCCAAATAACTGAAGTTAATAACAACACAAGTAGCTACcacaatgttagctagcatcGTTGCATGATTATTTACcactgcattattttatttatttttattggaatttccCTTTAACTGTGACTTTAGCAGTGACATTAACAGTGAGGAGATGTTACCTGTGTAGAAGTGAGGAGTCTCCATCCGTAAACTCCAGAGGCATGCCCATAGACcaatcactcttcatggagataCAGCTGGGTGCTGGTGATTCTGATCTCTTTCCCTGAAGTTTACTGCACAACAAGTCCTTTAGTCATTTTATACTTTTACAGTTTTTATCTAACTTGTTCATTTAATGAGAACTTAATTTTACTTACAATGAACTGAATCTAACATTATTTCATACTAAGTGGTGACTGTTagttttcattaagaataaaacTTTGCTTAAGCTATTCCTTTCATATGTACTCAGTAAATAATTTAGctaagggataatccatggctaggtgtgcattacatcaTTTTAATGCATGCCGTGGAGTCAAAGAGTCATCTGACACGAAGcagagtgcattaaaatcatgtaatgcaCTCCTCGCTGTGGAAGAAGTACTTGCCAgaagtagttatatcatacattttctgtcaaactgtcaatcaaagtagtgtgtgctgaATTATGGCCTCTGTGCTTCTCAGGCCGACGTTTCTGCAGGTTACCTAATTTATGACCAAgggtgggggtaaccctatcgagTTTATCGAggtcaatctggctcctgtgtgtctgggctgtgttggagaggtgtgtgtgtgggggggagtagcccccctcccaacaaaggtgtttatgttaatgagtctgggtttttttgggggggtgaaATACATCTGAAAAGCATAtcaatggttaatattgggcATCTggttgtgttactgtgtggggttatttcgttttgtgtaaacacattgttagaaaaagtatgatgtttgaatgtgtacatatatgagtagaatatttgtttgtgaaataaatgaaaacaaatgttgattatgtttttagggAGTCCCagtttgcctttgaataaaatgtttaggaggtaaagcgtttttttttaattaaaaacagaatctgtttaaaagaatcgcgCGTATTACATAACTTCtaaacctttaggatgtaaaaaatgattaaaagagctgtttaaaaagaaactgtATTACCTGTCAtccaaaaaaacatataaaacctttaggatgtaaaaatggttaaaagagctgtttaaaaagaatcgcgagtattacatgacttctacaCAAAGATCCttatgaggtaaaaatgttaaagcgTTGGCTAAAGGAATCGCCGTATTGTTTAAGCTAGAAGATAAGTTTCCCGAGATGTCTtccatttgctgggttaaagcATTAATGACGTTAAACgaaacacctctctctctctctctttctctaaaccccgcccatacatacgtGTTTcagacacctctctctctctctctctctctctctcgctctctaaacCCCAAGCCATACACATGTTTCACTGCTAGACAGCgctttctgtcaaaatgtcaatcgAAGTAGTGtgctaatttatgatctttgtgtttttcctggcTAACGTTTCTGTAGGTACAAATGATTTATGGCCCTatgtgtttttcctgaccaaGAGTTTTGTGGGGGAGACACTTATTTTATGACCAGGGGGGTCGTGGTGTAATCCTTTCAGTTTGTTTATGATAGTGAGTTAGTGTCtgggggtgttaatggctttTAAATAGCGTCTTAAGACATTAcggttaaaacacagaagacagtCTGTAACTAACTGATACACTGGCTACTCCGAGAACTCCTAATATCCCTAGAAGACTGTCCTGCATCACACCTGTAAGAGACTCTGATGAAAAGCGTGAGGAGTTAActtttgctccaagaaaaaaacaacaatgtgttAGTTTGTCAAAAATTCTTTGTGAGAATGATGTTGTAAAGGAACtgatgtttaaccctgagcagggcgttaCCAACTCCGGAGAACCTCTCTTAAGACCGCCCTCATGCAGCGATGATTAAAACGGAGTGGCCTGTGTTACAGTGAACACGTATTACAAAGATTTCTCAAGATTCTGCATATGCCTGCTACAGCAACAACCTGGAGACAGCGCCGGCTCTGCCTGACGACAACGCGACAACGCTAGAATCCCCGCCACAAACATGCGACAACAGGTGGCTAGATAATTTCTGCAAGGACTTCGGATATCACGACCTAAGTTTCCTCACAACTCCATACAGAATCAGCGGCTCTTTAACTGGCGCCTCTGCCTACATCGGTGTTGATGACACAGACGGCTGTATTCGATCTGACgcgttcaagattataaaagcgACAGTCGTGGTCCTTCTGGAACATCTTATCAACAAAAAGCTGAAAGAACTCTGTTTGGGGTGCGAAGTGGATCATCCGAGTCAGATTAGACACTCCTGTCTGTTCGAACCTGACGCGtatttctttgacaaatacTTTGAGGAGCTATCGCGTCATCTGGTCAAACCCAGACTTAAACATTTCATCGCTCAAGCATTGAGTCGGTTTGGTTTGCGGGTTAACCCTCGGAGAATTCAAGGATCGGTGGACGCCGTTCTACAGGAGCTACGGGACGAAGTGTACATCGTGCAAAGGCTTCACGAGGTCAGAGAGAAACTTGTGGATGTCAGCAGCGAGCAGATCGTCTGTGACGCCGTGGACAGCTGGAAGGGGGTCGCAGCAGTCATTTGAGATGGGAAATGCTTGCGGCGCTACAGGATTAGCAAAGACTCTGCTTAAACGCCATATTAGGTGCGAGATGTCCAGTCTATTGTAAAAAATGCCTTATGGACTGTGCTGTAAACAGATGCGATGTTGACCCGAGACGTCTAACAAATCTCGTGAATCAGATGCGTCTTGTCCGAGGTACGGTGTGTGATTGGACTGCTTTGCTACATAAGTGTATTAATGCATGCGATCCGATTTGGGCttctatcacaaaaatactagatcttgtgactgaatgtggcagaTGTGTTAGAATtgtagacattttatgtatgtgtacatatgtgcatgatttatgtgtaatccttctgtcgaGAAATGAGCATACTGTTGTCTGTGAAATAATCGACACGTTTATCGCATATATGgttgagaaaaacactgtgatgtgtataaaatttctACACTTCCtcgatgatgatgtatgataacGTTTGTGTTCTTTTAGTGAAATAAATACCATGACATTTAAGACCATCTGAGTTATTCTTTTGTGGAGGGTAAAGTGTCGATATGtcagaagaaatgaaaaatgtgtgtTACAAACCTTCAAATGCGGGGTCTTttggtgataaaaaaaaaacttttaaaagacggtgttttaaaagaaacgggTTCGTTTAACAGATGAACAAGTTTCGGATTGGCTCGCCGGCGAGGATGCTTACACGCTACACAGAACTGCACcgctaaaatacaaaagaaatcgtgtttttgtttatggtaCTGATTTGCAGTTTCAGGCTGATCTGGTCGATATGTCTGCATACGCCAAGTTAAACGACaacgttcattttctgttgacgTGCATAGACACGTTTAGTAAATATGCGTGGACtcgggttttaaaaaacaaatccggTGTCGAGATGTCTAAAGCTTTCCAATCTATACTGGATGAGGGCAGGGTGCCCCGTAAACTACAGACagataatttttaaataaacattttcaaagcatgacaaaaaagtacaacatacaacattttgCAACAGCCACCGATTTAAAAGCGTGCATCGTCGAACATTTTAATAGAACCTTAAAAGGgcggatgtggagatatttaactGCTACAAACTCCAAACGCTATATCGATATTCTACAAGACATCACGGATGGATACAATGCCAGCTATCACAGGAGCATTAAGATGAGACCTATTGATGTgtccaaagaaaatgaatctgccGTGTATAAAAACCTATATGGATCTAAAGACGGCCCCGGTGTAACccctaaatttaaatataaagctgGCGACATTGTAAGAATTTCTAAAGTAAGAGGTCCATTCACAAAAGGTTATAGAGAAAACTATATGCACGAGTTTTTCACTATAACAGAATGCATATCATGTGAATATCTAATTTATATATTGTGTGATTATGATGGCGATGTTATCAATGGTGTTTTTCATGAAgaggaattacaaaaaatatttgtgaacaaaaacaaaacatttaaagtggaaaaaaatttaGACAAGAGGAAACAAGGCCGAAAAACATTGGTTTTGGTTAGATGGCTCGGATGGCCCTCAAAATTCACAGACGAAACCTTGTAGATGgcacacattcatgtaaaaaccaacCATGACTGAGGGTGGATTTATGTAACGCTTCCCTGTAATGCCTCAAGGACTGTTTATCCGGAAAATCGTATCTCGTGTTATATAACTCGATTATCGAAAACTATCAATCTAAAAGGAGAATGGCAAGTCGGGTTAATCGAATTTGAATATCCGCTGTCgtggtacacatttaatgaggaagATGCTACGTTCATTTTCAACTATGGTGAAACAACGAAGACTGAGAATCGGGTCACCGAATATAATATTGAAGGCAATATATCAAA contains:
- the LOC128623013 gene encoding NLR family CARD domain-containing protein 3-like — translated: METPDLDTDNVFPHSKTSKLQGKRSESPAPSCISMKSDWSMGMPLEFTDGDSSLLHSVLQRAGDRIEKITITDTGHDPESAAVNEFQKKLKLNLMKKFECLNGVIINLGNQTLLNEIYTELYITEGDSGEVNKEHEVRQIETASRRTTTEDTPIKCNDIFKPLSEQDKPIRTVLTKPLSKKDKPIRTVLTKPLSKTDEPIRTVLTKGVAGIGKTVSVQKFILDWAEGKANQDIHLIFPLPFRELNLMKDQKLSLMELLHVCFNETKETEMSSLEKVLFIFDGLDECRFPLDFQNTVRVCDVTESASVHVLLINLIKGNLLPSALIWITSRPAAADQIPSECVHRVTEVRGFNDPQKEEYFRKRISDQSLANNIITHLKSLRSLYIMCHIPVFCWISATVLERMLGEAENREIPKTLTQMYTHFLIIQTNIIGEKYSKKQESDEEMFLKLGQLAFQQLKKGNLIFYEEDLRECGIDVREAAVYSGVCTQIFREEFGLHQSKVYCFVHLSIQEHLAALYVHLTFMMKKRNVLLQHQFSKWWMEKMTISEVHECCRSGFRKSDWTSGSFPSLSSGSLTEVQSETLTCLSNTDRK